In a genomic window of Ipomoea triloba cultivar NCNSP0323 chromosome 3, ASM357664v1:
- the LOC116013668 gene encoding programmed cell death protein 2-like, with product MVEVILGMPGPWADDIYEVADHYTTKIGGLPDWPVSVSMIRSHLLECSACKSNLCLLAQVYAPISSKSASIEERVIYIFGCVAPKCGSSPVSWRAIRVQKSVSGEGSKPPYDESAHAPAPSVSTTNNDWKKDLWTFDSTEEEDNESNDDIDLEDLSRAFSEAASLASQSKKQIHNHECDAKPSPLGHTARVIDEKIPVLPCFYIHAEEEKFSKESSSACSKDTLLSIKEQNADSDHSKDEMWEEESYEYDRAPNADRIYLKFKKRMDSYPQQCFRYSYGGKTLLASAEHSDPGICRLCGGSRHYEMQLMPPLLYFLHEATSNQLRQSLENWNWMTLIIYTCSESCSNYSSEENCGKDGWIVVEEAIVVQYE from the exons ATGGTTGAAGTTATTTTAGGCATGCCAGGGCCATGGGCTGATGATATCTATGAAGTAGCTGATCATTATACAACAAAAATTGGTGGACTTCCA gACTGGCCTGTTTCAGTTAGCATGATAAGGTCCCATCTGCTTGAGTGCAGTGCATGTAAAAGCAATCTCTGTCTCCTTGCACAG GTTTATGCTCCTATTTCAAGCAAGAGTGCTAGCATTGAAGAAcgtgtaatttatatttttggttGTGTTGCACCAAAATGTGGGAGCTCACCTGTAAG CTGGAGAGCTATTCGGGTTCAGAAATCTGTTAGTGGTGAAGGATCAAAGCCCCCATATGATGAGTCTGCCCATGCACCTGCACCTTCTGTTTCTACTACAAATAATGACTGGAAAAAGGATTTGTGGACATTTGATTCAACTGAAGAGGAGGATAATGAAAGCAATGATGATATAGATTTGGAAGACTTAAGTAGGGCATTTTCTGAAGCTGCAAGCCTTGCTTCTCAATCCAAGAAGCAAATTCACAATCATGAATGTGATGCAAAACCTTCACCTTTAGGTCACACAGCTAGAGTGATTGATGAAAAAATACCAG TGCTGCCTTGTTTCTATATACATGCTGAAGAGGAGAAATTCTCTAAAGAGAGCAGTTCTGCATGTTCAAAAGACACTCTGCTTTCTATCAAGGAACAAAATGCTGATTCTGATCATTCAAAAGATGAAATGTGGGAAGAAGAGAGTTATGAATATGACAGAGCACCAAATGCGGACAGGATTTACCTTAAATTCAAAAAGCGAATGGACTCATACCCTCAGCAATGTTTCAG ATACTCGTATGGTGGAAAGACACTATTAGCCTCTGCAGAGCACAGTGATCCTGGGATATGCAGGCTGTGTGGTGGATCTAGGCACTATGAAATGCAGCTGATGCCCCCACTGCTATATTTTCTACATGAAGCTACTAGCAACCAACTGAGACAATCTCTGGAGAACTGGAACTGGATGACTTTAATTATCTACACTTGTTCCGAG